In Monodelphis domestica isolate mMonDom1 chromosome 4, mMonDom1.pri, whole genome shotgun sequence, one DNA window encodes the following:
- the FILIP1L gene encoding filamin A-interacting protein 1-like isoform X3 produces the protein MGLSLQKRCWRLSREMLSKQRLLHGRRTSMRNQSMRFKKLIDQETSYHKQREKENRKKVVALKEELTKLKSFALMVVDEQQRLTEQLTLQSQKIQDLTTTAEQAQKKLAIAEAKAQEEEHKVSKLERALQRETKELQESQETTMAKLTNEDSQNRQLRLKLAALSRQIDELEETNRSLRKAEEELQEIREKMNKGEGGNSSILAEVEELRKRVLEIEGKDEELIKMEEQCRELHQRLEKETSQSKDFKLEVDKLNKRIMDLEKLEDAFGKSKQECHALKCNLEKEKMTTKQLSQELDGLKVRIKELETIESKLEKTEFILKEDLTKLKTLTVMLVDERKTMSEKMKQTEDKLQAATSQLQVEQSKVNLVTEKLIEESKRALKSKSDIEEKVYNVTRERDELKTKLKAEEEKGNDLLSKVSMLKKRLQSLEAIEKDFLKNKSKQETGKSTMVVHQENNKIKELSQEVERLKHKLKDMKAIEDDLMKTEDEYESLERRYANERDKAKFLSEELEDVKMELARYKLAEKTESSQEQWLFKRLKEEEAKSGHLSREVDTLKEKIHEYMATEDLICHLQGDHTILQKKLNQQENRNRDLGREIENLTKELERYRHFSKSLRPNLNGRRISDLQVFSKEVQTEPADNEPPDYKSLIPLERAVINGQLYEESDNEDEDPNDNESAVSFKCNSSTTHPVNRKLWIPWMKSKEGHPQNGKIPAKQNGSYVQPGDLVLSHTPGQPLHIKVTPDHGQNTATLEITSPTTESPHSYTSTAVIPNCGTPKQRITIIQNASITPMKSKTSTESPINLEQGTSPISLATFARASTPESCGSITPERTMSPIHVLAVTGSASSPEQGRSPEPVEIGAKHAVFRVSPERQSAWQFQRSNSNSSSVITTEDNKIHIHLGSPYMQAVASPVRPASPSTPPQDNRTPALINGSAGKPTNKVTSSITITPTTTPLPRQSQITIKEVYQQTVPTRTPKLKSMVITKLPTKPPPGHIKKPVHHSDFGKLHVIKMVKSNTYLQVGGKR, from the coding sequence atttaaaaagCTAATAGACCAAGAAACATCATACCacaaacaaagagaaaaggagaacagGAAGAAAGTCGTTGCACTGAAGGAGGAGCTGACAAAACTAAAATCATTTGCTTTGATGGTTGTGGATGAACAACAGAGGCTCACTGAACAGCTGACCCTCCAGAGTCAAAAAATCCAAGACTTGACCACGACTGCTGAGCAAGCACAGAAGAAATTAGCCATTGCTGAAGCCAAAGCTCAGGAAGAAGAGCACAAGGTGAGCAAACTAGAAAGAGCACTGCAAAGAGAAACCAAAGAGCTCCAGGAGAGCCAAGAAACAACAATGGCCAAACTCACCAATGAGGACAGCCAAAACCGGCAGCTTCGGCTAAAGCTGGCAGCCCTCAGCCGTCAAATTGATGAGCTAGAAGAGACAAACAGGTCTTTACGAAAAGCAGAAGAAGAACTGcaggaaataagagaaaagatGAATAAGGGAGAAGGTGGTAATTCTAGCATCCTGGCAGAAGTGGAAGAACTCAGGAAAAGAGTATTAGAAATAGAAGGCAAAGACGAAGAACTCATAAAAATGGAAGAGCAGTGCCGAGAGCTCCACCAAAGGCTGGAAAAGGAGACATCACAGAGTAAGGACTTTAAATTGGAGGTAGATAAACTCAACAAAAGGATTATGgatttggaaaaattggaagatgcCTTTGGCAAAAGCAAACAGGAGTGTCATGCTCTGAAATgcaatctagaaaaagaaaagatgacaaCAAAGCAACTGTCTCAAGAACTGGATGGCTTAAAAGTTagaatcaaagaattagaaaccatTGAGAGTAAACTAGAGAAGACAGAATTCATCCTAAAAGAAGATTTAACTAAACTGAAAACACTGACAGTGATGCTGGTTGATGAACGGAAAACAATGAGTGAAAAAATGAAGCAAACGGAAGATAAGCTACAAGCCGCTACATCTCAGCTTCAAGTGGAACAAAGCAAAGTGAACTTGGTTACTGAAAAGTTGATTGAGGAAAGCAAAAGAGCACTGAAGTCCAAATCAGACATAGAGGAAAAGGTGTACAATGTGACCAGAGAGAGGGATGAACTTAAAACCAAGCTTAAAGccgaagaagagaaaggaaatgatctCTTGTCAAAAGTTAGCATGTTGAAAAAGAGACTCCAATCATTAGAAGCTATAGAGAAAGATTTTctcaaaaacaaatcaaaacaagagACCGGTAAGTCGACAATGGTGGTacatcaagaaaacaataaaatcaaagagCTTTCCCAAGAGGTGGAGAGGCTGAAGCATAAATTAAAAGACATGAAAGCTATCGAAGATGATCTCATGAAAACTGAAGATGAATATGAGTCTCTTGAGCGACGCTATGCTAATGAAAGAGACAAGGCTAAATTTTTATCAGAGGAACTTGAGGATGTTAAAATGGAACTTGCCAGGTACAAGTTAGCAGAAAAGACAGAGTCCAGTCAGGAACAGTGGCTTTTCAAAAGGCTTAAAGAGGAAGAAGCCAAGTCTGGACACCTCTCACGGGAGGTAGATACACTGAAGGAGAAAATTCATGAATACATGGCAACTGAAGACTTAATATGTCATTTACAGGGTGACCACACAATTCTACAAAAGAAACTCAATCaacaggaaaatagaaatagagacttAGGAAGAGAGATTGAAAACCTCACCAAAGAATTAGAGAGGTACCGGCATTTTAGTAAGAGTCTACGACCTAATCTTAACGGAAGAAGAATTTCTGACCTTCAAGTATTCTCTAAAGAAGTCCAAACAGAACCAGCAGACAATGAACCTCCTGATTACAAAAGTCTCATTCCTTTGGAACGAGCTGTAATCAACGGGCAGTTATATGAGGAAAGTGATAATGAGGATGAAGATCCCAATGACAATGAGTCAGCTGTATCCTTCAAATGTAACTCATCTACCACACACCCAGTCAATAGGAAGCTATGGATCCCTTGGATGAAATCCAAGGAAGGCCATCCTCAGAATGGAAAAATACCAGCCAAACAGAATGGAAGTTATGTTCAGCCTGGGGATCTGGTCCTAAGTCACACACCTGGTCAACCTCTTCACATAAAGGTTACTCCAGACCATGGGCAAAATACAGCCACCCTTGAAATCACAAGTCCTACTACAGAAAGTCCTCACTCTTATACGAGCACTGCAGTGATACCCAACTGTGGAACCCCAAAGCAAAGGATAACCATTATTCAAAATGCCTCCATAACACCAATGAAGTCAAAGACCTCTACTGAGAGCCCCATAAACTTAGAGCAAGGCACATCCCCTATTTCCCTGGCTACTTTTGCCAGAGCATCAACCCCAGAATCCTGTGGCTCCATAACTCCGGAAAGGACAATGTCTCCCATTCATGTCTTGGCTGTGACTGGCTCTGCAAGTTCTCCAGAACAGGGACGGTCACCAGAGCCAGTGGAAATAGGTGCCAAACATGCTGTCTTTAGAGTTTCTCCAGAGAGACAATCAGCATGGCAGTTTCAAAGGTCAAACAGCAATAGTTCAAGTGTGATAACTACTGAGGATAACAAAATCCACATTCACTTAGGAAGCCCTTACATGCAAGCTGTGGCGAGTCCAGTGAGGCCTGCAAGTCCTTCTACTCCACCACAAGATAACCGAACTCCAGCCCTAATTAATGGATCAGCAGGCAAACCAACCAACAAAGTCACCAGCAGTATTACTATCACACCAACGACCACTCCTCTCCCTCGACAATCACAAATTACA